One Rhodoferax ferrireducens T118 DNA segment encodes these proteins:
- the mreD gene encoding rod shape-determining protein MreD encodes MIMRPGHQLLLPANPFFIWGSLVAALLLNMLQNMGLWGRAAWMPDLLALVLVFWSIHQPQRIGIGAAFVFGIFVDVHQGAMLGQHALSYTVLSFLAIAIHRRLLWFPVPSQAFQVLPLFVAAHAIALSVRMLAGGGFPGFWLLLAPLIESLLWPVVSVLLLMPQRRTPDPDAHRPL; translated from the coding sequence ATGATCATGCGCCCGGGCCATCAGTTGCTGTTGCCCGCCAACCCTTTCTTCATCTGGGGCAGCCTGGTAGCGGCCTTGCTCCTGAACATGTTGCAGAACATGGGGCTGTGGGGGCGAGCCGCCTGGATGCCCGACCTGCTGGCGCTGGTGCTGGTGTTCTGGAGCATCCACCAGCCGCAGCGCATCGGCATTGGCGCCGCTTTTGTGTTTGGCATTTTTGTTGACGTGCACCAGGGGGCGATGCTGGGCCAGCACGCCTTGAGCTACACGGTACTGAGCTTTCTGGCCATTGCCATCCACCGCCGCCTGCTGTGGTTTCCGGTGCCGTCGCAGGCGTTTCAGGTGTTGCCGCTGTTTGTGGCGGCGCATGCCATTGCGCTGAGTGTGCGCATGCTGGCGGGGGGCGGCTTTCCAGGCTTTTGGCTGTTGCTGGCGCCGCTCATCGAGTCGCTGCTGTGGCCGGTGGTCAGCGTGCTCTTGCTGATGCCGCAACGAAGAACCCCCGATCCCGATGCGCACCGGCCGTTGTAG
- the mreC gene encoding rod shape-determining protein MreC encodes MPLGTLDGTPPPFFRQGPSALSKLTFFSLLALFLMVADARLELARPLRVAVAAALYPMQWLALRPVVWVQGGGKYFESLKRSQSSEEAALYKLGLQSQRASQVEQLLLENTRLRALLTLRERVATPSQAAQVLYDAADPYTRKVIIDRGLLDGVAAGSPVLDEAGVLGQVTRVYPAISEVTLITDREQAIPVLNTRTGARGVAFGDPALRANALELRFMAANTDVQVGDLLTTSGVDGVYPPGLPVAKVAKVDRRADSAFARISCEPLALVSGVVHVMVLQPVASQIASRPVVPASAGPVRKGSKK; translated from the coding sequence ATGCCACTTGGTACGCTGGACGGGACGCCGCCGCCTTTCTTTCGCCAGGGCCCGTCGGCCCTGTCCAAACTCACCTTCTTCAGTCTGCTGGCGCTGTTCCTGATGGTGGCCGATGCGCGCCTTGAGCTGGCGCGGCCGTTGCGGGTGGCGGTGGCGGCCGCGCTCTATCCGATGCAATGGCTGGCCCTGCGGCCCGTGGTCTGGGTCCAGGGTGGCGGCAAATATTTTGAGTCTCTCAAACGCTCCCAGAGCAGCGAAGAAGCCGCCCTGTACAAGCTCGGTTTGCAGTCCCAGCGTGCCAGTCAGGTCGAGCAACTGCTGTTGGAAAACACCCGCTTGCGCGCGCTGCTGACGTTGCGCGAGCGCGTGGCCACGCCATCACAGGCGGCACAAGTCCTGTATGACGCCGCCGACCCCTACACCCGCAAAGTCATCATTGACCGCGGCTTGCTCGACGGCGTCGCGGCCGGCTCGCCGGTGCTGGACGAAGCCGGCGTGTTGGGCCAGGTGACACGGGTCTATCCGGCGATCAGCGAAGTCACGCTGATCACCGACCGGGAGCAGGCCATTCCGGTGCTCAACACCCGCACCGGGGCGCGCGGCGTGGCCTTTGGCGACCCGGCCCTGCGCGCCAACGCGCTGGAGCTGCGTTTCATGGCGGCCAATACCGATGTGCAAGTCGGTGATTTGTTGACCACCAGCGGCGTGGACGGCGTCTACCCCCCGGGTTTGCCGGTCGCGAAGGTGGCGAAGGTCGATCGCCGTGCTGACTCGGCATTTGCGCGCATCAGCTGTGAGCCCCTGGCGCTGGTGTCAGGCGTGGTGCATGTGATGGTGCTGCAGCCCGTTGCCAGCCAGATCGCCTCGCGGCCGGTCGTGCCGGCAAGCGCCGGCCCGGTCAGGAAAGGATCGAAAAAATGA
- the pyrE gene encoding orotate phosphoribosyltransferase, giving the protein MSISVGTKTGAAPAADALAQEFVQFALDCGVLRFGEFKTKAGRLSPYFFNAGLFDDGAKLGRLAQFYAQRLLASGIEFDMIFGPAYKGIPLGATLAVELARLGRNVPFAYNRKEVKDHGEGGTLVGAPLKGRVLIVDDVMSAGTAARESIAIIEAAGATAHAVVIALDRQEMATERRGDSVVDVPYSAVQYVRSQLGLQVCAIANLADLMQYLARDSAGGLAADHQRVLAYRQRYGVEES; this is encoded by the coding sequence ATGTCGATAAGTGTTGGAACCAAAACCGGCGCCGCCCCCGCGGCGGACGCATTGGCCCAGGAGTTTGTGCAGTTTGCGCTGGATTGTGGTGTTTTGCGTTTTGGTGAATTCAAAACCAAAGCCGGTCGCCTGAGCCCCTACTTCTTCAATGCCGGCTTGTTTGATGATGGTGCCAAATTAGGACGACTGGCGCAATTTTATGCGCAGCGCCTGCTGGCCAGCGGCATTGAATTCGACATGATTTTTGGCCCCGCCTACAAAGGTATTCCACTCGGTGCGACACTGGCGGTGGAGCTGGCCCGCCTGGGCCGCAACGTCCCTTTTGCCTACAACCGCAAGGAGGTCAAGGACCACGGCGAGGGCGGCACCCTGGTCGGCGCCCCGCTCAAGGGACGGGTGCTGATTGTGGACGACGTGATGTCCGCCGGCACCGCCGCCCGCGAATCAATCGCCATCATCGAGGCCGCGGGTGCCACGGCCCACGCTGTCGTGATTGCGCTGGACCGGCAAGAAATGGCAACCGAGCGCCGTGGCGACTCGGTGGTCGATGTGCCCTACAGCGCCGTGCAGTACGTGCGTTCCCAGCTCGGCTTGCAGGTTTGTGCGATTGCCAATCTGGCGGATTTGATGCAGTATCTTGCCAGGGACAGCGCAGGCGGGCTGGCCGCCGACCATCAGCGCGTCCTGGCCTATCGGCAGCGCTACGGTGTAGAAGAAAGCTAA
- the gatB gene encoding Asp-tRNA(Asn)/Glu-tRNA(Gln) amidotransferase subunit GatB: protein MNTFVEKAPSASRAALPSPLVLGYEVVIGFETHAQLSTQSKIFSRAATAFGAEPNTQACAVDLALPGTLPVMNRGAVERAIQFALAIGAQVSPRSIFARKNYFYPDLPKGYQISQFEIPVVVGGEVEFYLDGEKRSVRLVRAHLEEDAGKSLHEDYVGQTGIDLNRAGTPLLEIVTEPDMRSSLEAVAYAKELHKIVTWIGICDGNMQEGSFRCDANVSVRKPGAPLGTRREVKNLNSFKFMQQAIDYEVRWQIEQLEDGHAIEQATVLFDPDSGETRSMRSKEDAADYRYFPDPDLPPLVIADDWVQRVRAEMTELPRVMAQRFVADYGLSDYDATALTQSHAIAAYFQAAAKACGQAKLASNWIMGDVARRLNTDEIDIAQSPVNAAQLGLLITRIVDGTLSNNAAKQVLDALWAGESPDVDAVIESKGLKQMNDSGALEKIVDDVLAANPKNIEQYKAGNSKALNALVGQIMKGSQGKANPQQVNDLLRKKLD from the coding sequence ATGAATACGTTTGTTGAAAAAGCGCCGTCAGCCTCGCGGGCTGCCCTCCCATCCCCACTGGTGCTGGGTTACGAAGTCGTGATTGGCTTCGAGACCCACGCCCAGTTGTCCACCCAATCCAAAATCTTCAGCCGTGCCGCCACCGCTTTCGGCGCCGAGCCCAACACGCAAGCCTGCGCGGTGGACCTGGCGCTGCCGGGCACCTTGCCGGTGATGAACAGGGGCGCGGTCGAGCGGGCCATTCAGTTTGCGCTGGCGATTGGCGCCCAGGTGTCACCACGCAGCATTTTTGCGCGCAAGAATTATTTTTATCCCGACCTGCCCAAGGGCTACCAGATCAGCCAGTTTGAAATTCCGGTGGTGGTCGGTGGTGAGGTCGAGTTCTACCTGGACGGCGAAAAACGTTCGGTGCGGCTGGTCCGCGCCCACCTGGAAGAAGACGCCGGCAAGTCACTGCACGAAGACTATGTGGGCCAAACCGGCATCGACCTGAACCGCGCCGGCACGCCGCTGCTGGAGATCGTGACCGAACCCGACATGCGCTCCAGCTTGGAAGCGGTAGCCTACGCCAAGGAGCTGCACAAGATCGTGACCTGGATTGGTATTTGCGACGGCAACATGCAGGAAGGCAGTTTCCGCTGCGACGCCAATGTGTCGGTGCGCAAGCCCGGCGCGCCATTGGGCACACGGCGCGAGGTCAAGAACCTCAACAGCTTCAAGTTCATGCAGCAAGCCATCGACTATGAAGTGCGCTGGCAGATTGAGCAACTTGAAGACGGCCACGCGATTGAACAGGCCACGGTATTGTTCGACCCCGACAGCGGTGAAACGCGTTCCATGCGCAGCAAGGAAGATGCGGCCGATTACCGTTATTTTCCCGACCCGGATTTGCCGCCGCTGGTGATTGCCGATGACTGGGTGCAGCGGGTTCGCGCCGAGATGACCGAGCTGCCGCGCGTCATGGCGCAGCGCTTTGTCGCTGACTATGGGCTCTCTGACTACGATGCCACGGCGCTGACTCAAAGCCATGCCATTGCCGCCTATTTTCAAGCCGCCGCCAAAGCCTGCGGGCAGGCCAAACTGGCCAGCAACTGGATCATGGGCGACGTGGCGCGCCGACTCAATACCGATGAAATTGACATCGCCCAGTCACCCGTGAACGCCGCGCAGCTGGGTCTGTTAATCACCCGCATTGTGGATGGCACCCTGTCCAACAACGCAGCCAAACAGGTGCTCGATGCGCTGTGGGCCGGCGAGTCCCCCGATGTCGATGCGGTGATTGAGTCCAAGGGTCTCAAGCAAATGAACGACAGCGGCGCGCTGGAAAAAATTGTCGACGACGTGCTGGCGGCCAACCCGAAAAACATCGAGCAGTACAAGGCCGGCAACAGCAAGGCGCTCAACGCGCTGGTCGGTCAGATCATGAAGGGCAGCCAAGGCAAGGCCAACCCGCAGCAAGTCAACGATCTGCTGCGCAAGAAACTGGACTGA
- a CDS encoding PEP-CTERM sorting domain-containing protein, whose protein sequence is MTKSLTSKFIAGALLTCAASAMAAPVAFDVTAASLTPGAGYGVDAHENTGTLLDVLFTPGFSTQNFSLASVGDQSTFLVGTLDFRESNGNGGILAAETDALDVTASLTFASPLGSTQTLTTTGVATAGAINGGANDSANGGVDYSLTWAALTNIAFGTGGLFDISLNPITFSDTSDLNQNLSATVTLRALPATTQLEIVQPAAVPEPGSLALFAAALTLAGLTSRRRRGTGV, encoded by the coding sequence ATGACCAAATCGCTGACTTCCAAATTTATCGCGGGCGCTTTGCTGACCTGCGCAGCCAGCGCCATGGCCGCGCCGGTTGCGTTTGATGTGACGGCGGCCAGCCTGACACCCGGTGCAGGCTATGGGGTTGACGCCCATGAGAATACTGGCACCTTGCTTGACGTGTTGTTCACCCCGGGGTTCAGCACACAGAACTTTTCGCTCGCCTCGGTCGGCGATCAATCCACTTTCCTGGTGGGAACCCTGGATTTTCGCGAGTCCAATGGTAACGGCGGCATTCTGGCAGCGGAAACGGACGCTTTGGATGTCACTGCCTCGTTGACGTTTGCCAGCCCCTTGGGTTCGACGCAGACCCTCACCACCACCGGCGTCGCGACTGCCGGAGCCATCAATGGCGGCGCCAACGACTCCGCCAACGGGGGTGTCGACTACTCGCTGACCTGGGCCGCCTTGACGAACATTGCCTTTGGCACCGGGGGTCTGTTCGACATCAGCCTCAACCCGATTACCTTTTCAGACACGAGCGACCTGAACCAGAATCTCAGTGCAACGGTCACGTTGCGCGCGTTGCCCGCGACCACGCAGCTAGAGATCGTGCAGCCAGCGGCCGTGCCCGAGCCGGGCTCGCTGGCCCTTTTCGCTGCGGCGCTGACGCTGGCCGGGCTGACGTCCCGGCGCCGTCGCGGCACCGGCGTCTGA
- the gatA gene encoding Asp-tRNA(Asn)/Glu-tRNA(Gln) amidotransferase subunit GatA: protein MTTTTALHDLTVAQLASLLRARKVSALETAQHFLARAQANASLGAFLDFNEEVTLRQARAADLALAADSGGATPTLLGVPMAHKDIFVTRDFISTAGSRMLAGYRSPFDATVVSKLAAQGVVTLGKLNCDEFAMGSANENSAFGPVRNPWDLTRTPGGSSGGSAAAVAARLLPAATGTDTGGSIRQPASFCGVTGIKPTYGRASRYGMVAFASSLDQAGPMARTAQDCALLLSAMCGPDPDRDSTSLDLPAEDFTRSLTESIEGLRIGVPAEFFGEGLADDVRAAVDGALKELEKLGARLVPISLPRTELSIPVYYIIAPAEASSNLSRFDGVKFGHRAAQYADLTDMYKKTRAEGFGDEVKRRIMIGTYVLSHGYYDAYYLQAQKIRRMIADDFQQAYLQCDVIAGPVAPTVAWKLGGHGNDPLADYLADIFTLPGSLAGLPGMSLPVGFGANHMPVGLQLIGNYLQEAKLLNVAHRFQQATHWHLAKPEGF from the coding sequence ATGACTACCACCACTGCACTGCACGACCTCACCGTGGCCCAGCTCGCCAGCCTGCTGCGCGCGCGCAAAGTCTCGGCCCTGGAGACGGCCCAGCATTTCTTGGCCCGCGCCCAGGCGAACGCGTCGCTCGGGGCTTTTCTGGACTTCAACGAAGAAGTCACGCTGCGCCAGGCGCGCGCCGCTGACCTGGCATTGGCCGCGGACAGCGGCGGTGCCACACCAACGCTGCTGGGCGTTCCGATGGCACACAAGGATATTTTTGTCACGCGCGATTTCATCTCCACCGCGGGCTCCAGGATGCTGGCCGGCTATCGCTCGCCGTTTGACGCCACCGTGGTGAGCAAGCTGGCCGCGCAGGGCGTGGTGACTTTGGGCAAGCTCAATTGCGACGAATTCGCCATGGGCTCGGCGAATGAAAATTCGGCGTTTGGCCCGGTCAGGAACCCGTGGGACCTGACCCGCACCCCCGGCGGCTCGTCCGGCGGCAGCGCGGCAGCCGTGGCCGCGCGGCTGCTGCCCGCCGCCACCGGCACTGACACCGGCGGTTCGATTCGGCAACCGGCCTCGTTTTGCGGCGTCACCGGCATCAAGCCCACGTACGGTCGCGCCTCGCGCTACGGCATGGTGGCGTTTGCCTCCAGCCTCGATCAGGCCGGGCCGATGGCGCGCACGGCGCAAGACTGCGCTTTGCTGCTGTCGGCCATGTGTGGGCCGGACCCGGACCGTGATTCCACTTCGCTGGACCTGCCGGCCGAAGATTTCACACGGTCTCTCACAGAATCCATCGAAGGTTTGCGCATTGGCGTGCCGGCTGAATTTTTTGGCGAAGGCCTGGCCGATGACGTGCGCGCCGCCGTGGACGGCGCACTCAAGGAACTGGAGAAACTGGGGGCCAGGCTGGTGCCGATTTCGCTGCCGCGCACCGAGTTGTCCATTCCGGTTTATTACATCATTGCACCGGCCGAGGCGTCGAGCAACCTGAGCCGTTTTGACGGCGTCAAGTTTGGTCACCGGGCCGCGCAGTACGCGGACTTGACCGACATGTACAAGAAGACCCGCGCCGAGGGTTTTGGTGATGAGGTCAAGCGCCGCATCATGATTGGCACCTATGTGCTGAGCCACGGCTACTACGATGCCTACTACCTGCAAGCGCAAAAGATCCGTCGCATGATTGCTGACGATTTTCAGCAGGCTTATCTGCAGTGTGACGTGATTGCCGGACCGGTGGCACCCACGGTGGCGTGGAAACTGGGCGGGCACGGCAACGATCCGCTGGCCGATTACCTGGCCGACATCTTTACCCTGCCGGGCTCGCTGGCAGGTTTGCCGGGCATGAGTTTGCCGGTGGGCTTTGGCGCCAACCACATGCCGGTCGGGCTGCAACTGATCGGCAATTATCTGCAGGAGGCGAAATTGCTCAATGTGGCACATCGCTTCCAGCAGGCGACGCACTGGCACCTTGCCAAGCCAGAAGGATTTTGA
- a CDS encoding exodeoxyribonuclease III: protein MFKLTSLNLNGIRSATAKGLEAWLTKTQPDCICVQEVKAQALDVQDRFEHLAGLRGHFHFAEKKGYSGVGLYSRHEPSDVRVGYGSSQFDAEGRYVELRFDTPSAKRSIISCYFPSGSSGEERQQAKFRFLEEFYLHLAQLKNGREFILCGDVNIAHQEIDLKNWKGNRKNSGFLPEERAWMTKLLTEAGLVDVYRQLQPTATDEAYTWWSNRGQAYAKNVGWRLDYHLATPAMAALARSETIYKAEKFSDHAPLTIEYDWTL, encoded by the coding sequence TTGTTTAAATTAACCAGCCTCAACCTCAACGGCATCCGCTCTGCTACCGCCAAAGGCCTGGAAGCCTGGCTCACCAAGACTCAGCCTGATTGTATTTGTGTACAGGAGGTCAAGGCCCAGGCCCTGGACGTGCAAGACCGATTTGAGCATCTGGCCGGCCTGCGCGGCCACTTTCATTTTGCCGAGAAAAAGGGGTACTCCGGTGTTGGCCTCTACAGCCGGCACGAACCCAGCGATGTGCGGGTCGGCTACGGTTCGTCCCAATTTGACGCCGAGGGCCGTTACGTGGAACTGCGTTTTGACACACCCTCGGCCAAGCGCTCCATCATCAGTTGCTACTTCCCCAGCGGCTCGTCCGGCGAGGAACGCCAGCAGGCCAAGTTTCGTTTTCTGGAAGAGTTCTATTTGCATTTGGCGCAGCTCAAGAACGGGCGCGAGTTCATTCTGTGCGGTGACGTGAACATCGCGCACCAGGAAATTGACCTGAAAAACTGGAAAGGCAACCGCAAAAACTCAGGTTTTTTACCCGAGGAGCGGGCCTGGATGACGAAGTTGTTGACCGAGGCCGGACTGGTGGATGTGTACCGGCAACTGCAACCCACCGCCACGGATGAAGCCTACACCTGGTGGAGCAACCGGGGTCAGGCCTATGCCAAGAACGTGGGCTGGCGGCTGGACTACCACCTGGCCACGCCAGCCATGGCGGCGCTGGCACGCTCGGAAACCATCTACAAAGCTGAAAAATTCTCGGATCACGCGCCGCTCACCATCGAGTATGACTGGACGCTTTGA
- a CDS encoding DUF4124 domain-containing protein: MFRWIGLDARQTFLGVLLMVLSGMTVAQAQQTGGGNGQGIYTCVDARGRTLTSDRPIPDCSDREQKVLNPSGTVKAKVSPTLTAQERAALDAREKAAQEERARLNEEKRRDRALLARYPNQAVHDKERAEALAQIGVVRQAAMHRVEELLRQRTVVNEEMEFYKKDPSKAPPSVRRQADELTQSLAIQGRFIADQDAELKRVNARFEEELARLKRLWLRP, from the coding sequence ATGTTCAGATGGATCGGGTTGGATGCGAGGCAAACGTTCCTGGGTGTGTTGCTGATGGTTCTGTCAGGCATGACTGTTGCCCAGGCGCAGCAGACGGGCGGCGGCAATGGGCAGGGCATCTACACCTGCGTCGACGCGCGGGGCCGGACGTTGACCTCTGACCGGCCCATTCCCGATTGCAGTGATCGCGAACAAAAAGTGCTCAACCCCAGCGGCACGGTCAAAGCCAAGGTAAGTCCAACGCTGACGGCACAGGAGCGCGCTGCGCTTGACGCCCGGGAGAAAGCGGCCCAGGAAGAACGGGCCCGCCTGAATGAAGAAAAACGGCGCGACCGGGCGTTGCTGGCCCGCTACCCGAACCAGGCGGTGCACGACAAGGAACGCGCCGAGGCACTGGCCCAGATTGGCGTGGTGCGCCAGGCGGCGATGCATCGGGTGGAGGAGCTGCTGCGCCAGCGCACCGTGGTTAATGAAGAGATGGAGTTTTACAAGAAGGACCCGAGCAAAGCGCCGCCCTCCGTTCGGCGCCAGGCTGACGAGCTGACCCAAAGCCTGGCCATTCAGGGTCGTTTTATTGCTGATCAGGACGCGGAACTCAAGCGCGTGAACGCGCGTTTCGAAGAAGAACTGGCGCGGCTGAAGCGGCTCTGGTTGCGGCCCTGA
- a CDS encoding rod shape-determining protein — MFGAFRQYFSTDLAIDLGTANTLIYVRDKGIVLDEPSVVAIRHEGGPQGKKTIQAVGKEAKAMLGKVPGNIEAIRPMKDGVIADFTVTEQMLKQFIKMVHPRSIFRPSPRIIICVPCGSTQVERRAIRESALGAGARDVYLIEEPMAAAIGAGLPVSEASGSMVVDIGGGTTEVGVISLGGMVYKGSVRVGGDRFDEAIINYIRRNYGMLIGEPTAEAIKKNIGSAFPGSEVREMEVRGRNLSEGVPRSFTISSNEILEALTDPINNIVSAVKNALEQTPPELGADIADRGMMLTGGGALLRDLDRLLAEETGLPVLVAEDPLTCVVRGCGMALERMDRLGSIFTSE; from the coding sequence ATGTTTGGAGCATTCCGTCAGTACTTCTCCACTGACCTGGCGATTGACCTCGGTACCGCCAACACCCTGATCTACGTCCGTGACAAGGGCATTGTGCTCGATGAACCCTCCGTGGTGGCGATCCGCCACGAAGGCGGCCCGCAGGGCAAAAAGACAATCCAGGCGGTCGGCAAGGAAGCCAAGGCCATGCTGGGCAAAGTGCCCGGCAACATCGAGGCTATTCGTCCGATGAAAGACGGCGTTATTGCCGACTTCACCGTCACCGAGCAGATGCTCAAGCAGTTCATCAAGATGGTGCACCCGCGCTCCATTTTTCGGCCCAGCCCGCGCATCATCATTTGCGTGCCGTGCGGCTCGACCCAGGTCGAGCGCCGCGCCATCCGTGAAAGTGCCCTGGGCGCCGGTGCCCGCGACGTCTACCTGATTGAAGAGCCGATGGCCGCCGCCATTGGCGCCGGTCTGCCGGTCAGTGAGGCCAGCGGCTCCATGGTGGTTGACATTGGTGGCGGCACCACCGAAGTCGGCGTCATCTCGCTCGGTGGCATGGTCTACAAGGGCAGCGTGCGTGTGGGCGGCGACCGCTTCGACGAAGCCATCATCAACTATATCCGGCGCAATTACGGCATGCTCATTGGCGAGCCCACGGCAGAGGCGATCAAGAAAAATATCGGTTCGGCGTTTCCGGGTAGCGAAGTGCGCGAGATGGAAGTGCGCGGGCGCAACCTGTCCGAAGGCGTGCCACGCAGTTTCACGATCTCCAGCAATGAAATCCTCGAAGCCCTGACCGACCCGATCAACAACATCGTGTCGGCGGTCAAGAACGCGCTGGAACAAACCCCGCCCGAGCTCGGTGCCGACATCGCCGACCGCGGCATGATGCTCACCGGCGGCGGTGCGCTGTTGCGTGACCTGGACCGTCTGCTGGCCGAAGAAACCGGTCTGCCGGTGTTGGTGGCCGAAGACCCCTTGACTTGCGTGGTGCGGGGTTGCGGCATGGCGCTGGAGCGGATGGACCGCCTGGGCTCCATTTTCACCAGCGAATAA
- the gatC gene encoding Asp-tRNA(Asn)/Glu-tRNA(Gln) amidotransferase subunit GatC, translating to MSLTSTDIARIANLARLELKAAESERMLTQINGFFALVEKMRAVDTTGIEPLAHPVATVQDITLRLREDRVSEPNQREANQRNAPALEHGLFLVPKVIE from the coding sequence ATGTCCCTGACTTCTACTGACATCGCCCGAATTGCCAACCTGGCACGGCTGGAGCTCAAAGCGGCCGAGAGTGAGCGCATGCTGACACAAATCAACGGGTTTTTTGCCCTGGTCGAAAAAATGCGCGCGGTCGATACCACGGGCATTGAGCCGCTGGCGCACCCGGTGGCCACCGTCCAGGACATCACCCTGCGCCTGCGTGAAGACCGGGTCAGCGAGCCCAACCAGCGCGAGGCCAACCAGCGCAACGCCCCTGCGCTTGAGCATGGCCTGTTTCTGGTGCCCAAGGTGATCGAGTAA